The Acanthochromis polyacanthus isolate Apoly-LR-REF ecotype Palm Island chromosome 2, KAUST_Apoly_ChrSc, whole genome shotgun sequence genome contains a region encoding:
- the LOC110961283 gene encoding proline-serine-threonine phosphatase-interacting protein 1-like — protein sequence MAPLMFKDAFWGSDFTCHSGYDAVIQRLRDGRQMCKDVEELLKMRALAEEKYGKELVTIARKAGGHVEISTLKASFEQLKTQIENIGNFHIQLSDTLKEEVKKIETFRERQKEQRKKFESIMEKVQKKKVSLFKKTMESKKNYEARCKEADEVEDGSEKANVTSKNSDKVRHRIKQCRQTASEAEKLYSNNIVQLEAVRQDWEETHRSTCEVFQQMEGDRISMLRCALWDHCNHFSMQCVKDDELYEEVRKLLEQCDITTDNNCFIGMKNTGLRPPDPIVFESYYQMGTARNRNGQVHFAEREGITRRCSDPLLGSSLSFTVDSTQNSRPALASIGEFETSDGGFASLPDLQQEAPLLTLPTNDNFYIVAYEYAAQEEDELTVSRGDVVQMLEQGEDGWWKVDRGG from the exons ATGGCTCCTTTGATGTTTAAAGACGCTTTCTGG GGGTCTGATTTTACCTGCCATTCTGGGTATGACGCAGTGATCCAGCGTCTACGAGATGGGAGGCAAATGTGCAAAGATGTGGAGGAGCTGCTAAAGATGAG GGCACTAGCTGAGGAGAAATATGGAAAGGAACTGGTGACCATTGCTCGCAAAGCTGGAGGACACGTAGAAATCAG cacattGAAAGCATCCTTCGAACAACTGAAAACTC AAATCGAGAACATTGGCAACTTTCACATCCAACTATCTGATACACTGAAAGAGGAGGTGAAAAAGATTGAGACATTCAGAGAACGGCAGAAGGAACAGAGGAAGAAG TTTGAAAGCATCATGGAGAAggttcaaaagaaaaaagtttcatTGTTCAAGAAGACCATGGAG TCTAAGAAGAACTACGAGGCGAGATGCAAGGAGGCTGATGAGGTAGAAGACGGATCTGAGAAAGCAAATGTTACATCCAAAAACTCTGAtaag GTACGTCACAGGATCAAGCAATGCAGACAGACTGCCAGTGAAGCAG AGAAGCTGTACTCAAACAACATTGTGCAACTAGAAGCTGTTCGCCAGGACTGGgaagaaacacacagaagcacTTGTGAG GTGTTCCAGCAAATGGAGGGAGATCGCATCAGCATGCTGAGGTGTGCCCTCTGGGACCATTGCAATCATTTCTCCATGCAGTGTGTTAAAGATGATGAG CTGTACGAGGAGGTGAGGAAGCTTCTGGAGCAGTGCGACATTACCACAGACAACAATTGTTTCATAGGAATGAAAAACACAGGGTTGAGGCCACCAG ATCCAATAGTGTTTGAAAGCTACTACCAGATGGGGACAGCCAGGAACAGAAATGGTCAAGTTCATTTTGCAGAAAGAGAAGGCATAACAAGGAG ATGCTCTGACCCCCTACTCGGAAGCTCTTTGAGCTTCACCGTTGACAGCACTCAGAACTCCCGACCAGCACTGGCATCTATTGGAGAGT TTGAGACTTCAGATGGCGGGTTTGCATCTCTACCAGACCTCCAGCAAGAAGCACCACTGCTCACACTTCCAACAAATGACAACTTCTACATTGTGGCTTATGAATACGCTGCACAG GAAGAGGATGAACTAACTGTGAGCAGAGGAGACGTGGTCCAAATGCTGGAACAAGGAGAGGATGGCTGGTGGAAAGTGGACAGGGGGGGATGA
- the tspan3b gene encoding tetraspanin-3b — MGQCGITSSKTVLVFLNLIFWAAAGILCYIGAYVFITYDDYDHFFEDVYTLIPAVIIIAVGTLLFIIGLIGCCATIRESSCGLATFAAILLLVFVTECVVVVLGYIYRAKVEDEVNHSIQKVYNEYNGTNTDAPSRAIDYVQRQLHCCGIHNYSDWRNTRWFKESKNNSVPVSCCQPGISNCTGTLTRPADLYQEGCEALVVKKLKEIMMYVIWAALTFASIQMLGMLCACVVLCRRSHDPAYELLVTTNSYA, encoded by the exons ATGGGCCAGTGTGGGATCACGTCATCTAAAACCGTCCTGGTTTTCCTGAACCTCATCTTCTGG GCTGCAGCTGGGATTTTATGCTACATTGGAGCCTATGTGTTCATCACATATGACGACTATGACCACTTCTTTGAAGACGTGTACACTTTGATTCCCGCTGTTATAATAATCGCTGTCGGGACTCTTCTCTTCATCATCGGCTTGATTGGCTGCTGTGCAACAATACGCGAAAGCTCCTGTGGCTTGGCAACT TTTGCTGCCATCCTCCTGTTGGTCTTCGTAACAGagtgtgtggtggtggtgctgggcTACATTTACAGGGCGAAG gtAGAAGATGAGGTGAATCACTCCATCCAGAAGGTTTACAACGAATACAACGGCACCAACACTGATGCTCCTAGTCGCGCTATTGACTATGTGCAGAGGCAG CTTCACTGCTGCGGCATTCACAACTACTCTGACTGGAGGAACACTCGCTGGTTTAAAGAATCCAAGAACAACAGCGTTCCAGTGAGCTGCTGTCAGCCCGGCATCAGCAACTGTACAGGCACGCTGACTCGACCAGCAGATCTCTACCAAGAG gGTTGTGAGGCTCTTGTTGTGAAGAAATTAAAGGAGATCATGATGTACGTCATATGGGCTGCACTAACTTTTGCATCCATACAG ATGCTGGGCATGCTCTGTGCCTGCGTGGTGCTGTGCAGGAGGAGTCATGACCCGGCGTACGAGCTGCTGGTCACCACCAACAGCTATGCATGA
- the nmbb gene encoding neuromedin Bb, producing the protein MRGFTLNNVCQWGLFTYLVLFSVMTFTSAVSFDLTELRNKVAKIKVNPRGNLWATGHFMGKKSVMDTPLLPSAEDQGVGALEDSVPAEQSALGELFQEFLRVALQAQVDTQESRSKNQESDLLMKILENYIQNRK; encoded by the exons ATGAGAGGTTTTACACTGAACAATGTCTGCCAGTGGGGCTTATTCACATATCTGGTCTTGTTTTCGGTCATGACTTTCACCTCTGCAGTTAGTTTCGACCTGACTGAGCTTAGGAATAAAGTTGCAAAAATCAAAGTGAATCCAAGAGGCAATCTTTGGGCAACAG GACATTTCATGGGTAAGAAGAGTGTGATGGACACCCCCCTGCTGCCTTCAGCTGAGGACCAGGGTGTCGGTGCGCTGGAGGACTCTGTTCCCGCGGAGCAGAGCGCACTCGGGGAGCTTTTCCAAGAGTTTCTGCGGGTGGCGTTGCAAGCGCAGGTGGATACGCAAGAAAGCCGCTCGAAAAATCAG GAGTCGGACTTGTTGATGAAGATTTTAGAAAACTACATCCAAAACAGAAAGTAA
- the sec11a gene encoding signal peptidase complex catalytic subunit SEC11A codes for MLSLDFLDDVRRMNKRQLYYQVLNFGMIVSSALMIWKGLMVVTGSESPIVVVLSGSMEPAFHRGDLLFLTNRVEDPIRVGEIVVFRIEGREIPIVHRVLKIHEKENGDIKFLTKGDNNAVDDRGLYKQGQHWLEKKDVVGRARGFVPYIGIVTILMNDYPKFKYAVLFMLGLFVLVHRE; via the exons ATGTTGTCTTTAGACTTTCTTGACGATGTTCGTCGCATGAATAAGCGGCAG CTCTATTACCAGGTGCTGAACTTTGGTATGATAGTTTCCTCTGCGCTGATGATCTGGAAGGGACTGATGGTGGTCACCGGCAGTGAGAGCCCAATTGTTGTTGTCCTCAG CGGGAGTATGGAGCCAGCTTTCCACAGAGGAGACCTCTTGTTTTTGACCAACCGGGTAGAGGACCCCATCAGAGTTGGAGAGATCGTTGTCTTCAGGATAGAAGGCAGAGAGATCCCCATAGTACACAGAGTACTAAAAATCCATGAAAA GGAAAATGGAGACATTAAGTTCTTGACCAAAGGGGACAACAATGCAGTGGATGACAGAGGACTGTACAAGCAGGGCCAACACTGGCTGGAGAAAAAAGATGTGGTGGGACGAGCTAGGGG atttGTGCCATACATTGGAATTGTCACCATCCTCATGAATGATTACCCCAAGTTCAAA TATGCTGTTCTCTTCATGCTGGGTCTCTTCGTGTTGGTCCATCGGGAGTGA